Sequence from the Triticum urartu cultivar G1812 unplaced genomic scaffold, Tu2.1 TuUngrouped_contig_6055, whole genome shotgun sequence genome:
GAAGTTTGTACAACTTGCATTTTGCTATACATATTGGATTTGTATTTCCTGGTGTTGATTAGATGTACCCCTGTAATATGGAAGAACAATTGGAGTTTTGTCGTGGGAGGTTGAAGGACTATAATATGGTGAATTAAATTTGAAGGATTACCTTGTTCACACGATTTGATAAGAATAGTACACTTTCGGATCATGTGTCTGTGATACATGCAGTCATTTCTCTGTAAGCAGAAAATGAAAGGTGGACAATTCAAGATGCAACATACCGTCGCTGCATTTACTGCTCAGTGATGTTGCGAGTTGAATTAAATTTTTCCCAGATCATGATGCAAACTCGACCAGAAATCATAATCTTGATTGCTTCTTGCAAATCATACTCTCATTCTGACTTGATTCTCCCGATGGCAGGCTTCGCTGTACAGCAACTGATATGTCCCTAGCAATTATGTCTCAAGTCCTGCCAAGTGCCAATGGTGTTCTAGCTAGTTATACATTTATGATGTCCCCAAAGGTCAAAACAGCATCACTTTACAGATTAATAAATTCTTCAATTTGTGTAAGGAGCAGGGATGCGGCAGATGCCATGTTAGATATTTGCATCAGATAATTAGGCATGTGTTCTAATGGCTACACTTTTTTTTTTGTGCGACTAAGCTCTCCTATATTTTGCAAAATAATCATCATATGTTTTGGTGTCTTTAATTTGTGGAAGCTAATACATGCTGCAGTTTAGTTAGTGCCTAGATGTTGATCTTTTTGAGGTTTTGCTTTACATGAATGTAACATGTGCAGGTTGGTAGTTCAGGAAGCCTGGAGAAAAATATGGTTCTGCCTTTTATCAAGGATATCCAAAAGTTTATATGTACCAAAACACCGGCTTTACCAGAAACTTCTTTTGAGTTGGTATGTGAAAACAGTTATTCTCAAAACTGAAAAAAAGGACTTGATTCACGTATGATTAAGCTTCTCGTTTTATGTTCAGCTTAGAGAAGTGATCCCAGATTTCGCATCTATGGTCCCACCGTCCCCAGTGCAGCAGggtggcaagaacaatggcaatGACCAGTCGTTCTGCAGCATCAGCCCTGATCATGTAAACACAGAGAGGCATGGGTGCCATACAGATAGTTCTGATTTTCAGCGACAGAAGGATCCTATGGAGCGAACTCCAGATTTGCATGAACCATCTAGGCTGTACAATAGGTGTTACGATCGCCCTCAAGAAGATACCATTGGTGTCAGTGTCAGGTCCGCACaaacgagtccaagtaaagataGTAGAAAAATGTCCATTACAACTGAGCCTGCTTCAGCTAGCTGCAGTGCTGCTTTGCTCCGAAGTAATACTGAACTTATGTCAAAGCAGGATGCGGTGGAGACTACCATGTCCCAAGAAAAGAGTCCTACTACCATTCTTCAGCAAGAATCCTGTGGAGACAAGTACAGAAATCCATGCCACGATAATGATGGAGAGAGACCACATGGTGATGACACCAACATTCATTTATCAAAGAATCTCAGTCATGAAGGATTGACCATGCAGGCTATGGTGGCTCCAGATTCTGACAGAACTAATGCTTTATGGACAAATACATTTGAAACGAATCACTTGCCTGAGTTTGTTGCTGCAGATGTTACAGGCGTGATGACAGAATTACATGGCAGAAAAACCCAAAGGAATTCACTGCAACATGACAGTGGCGAGACAGCAGTTCAAGTTCTGGATGAGGGTAGTGCCAGGATTCAGCTAGTGGAAAAGGGTCCTGGTCATAATGAACTGAATCTGCAAACTGCTGGTGTTGTACCTTCTGTAAGCTGCAACAGGGCTGTTCAAGGAGATAAATCTGAAACCAACCTTCAACAAGAGAATGCTACAGGGCATTCTAAAATATTTGAGAAGAATGGCGTTAAGGCTCATCTCGAGGTCAGTTGTGCTGACAAAGCTAATCCAGCACTACTTGATGATGTCAACATCTTGGAAAATAATACATCCGGTGGTAGGCAGACTGCTCTAGATTCTCCTTGCTGCAATGTGCCGTCCTCTAGTCAGGATAAAGATGCCAATGGTTCCATCAAGGGCCTTACGGAGCAAGATTTGTGCATAAAATGTGGTAAAGATGGACAGTTGCTGAAATGTAGCAGCTGCTCATTAGCCGCCCATGATGGCTGTTTTGGTTCACCAGTGACTTTTGATGCTTCTGGCCAGTTTCATTGCCCTGTATGCTTCTATACTAAAGCTACCGAAGCATATCAAAAGGCTAAAAAAGCATATTTGGAAGCTAGGAAGAACCTATCTGCTTTCCTTGGCACAAAGCAATTCCCAAAGCTAGATGAACAATCTACTGGAAAACAACAAATAGCTACCAACAGCAAGGATCACTTGAATGAGTGTAATACATCCAAAAGGCAAGGTAACCATCAATCTGAAGCGGATAATCTTTCTCATATGGATGAAGAACCTAGTCTGCAGAGGAATAAGCAGAGAACAAATGATACAAGTGTTGCGTGTCCTGAGGATCAGTTGAATGGGTGTAATACATCCGAAAGGCAAGGTAACCATCAGTCTGAAGCTGACAACCTTTCTCATAAGGATGAAGAACCTGGTGAGCAGAGGAAGAAGCAGAAAACAAATGATACAAGTGATGCATGTCCTGAGGAGGATCAGTTGAATGGGTGTAATACTTCCAAAAGGCAAGGTAACAATAAGTCTAATGCATATAACCTTTCTCATAAGGATTTAGAACCTGGTCAGCAGAGGAAGAAGCAGAAGACAAATGCGACAAGTGATGCTTGTTGTGAGGAGGTAATCACTGAAAAGGCATCTTTTGGTCTGAATTCTAATATTGCACCAAATAAAGATTCTGTactccaaaataaaagaaaacaagtTCATGTTACAGAGCATGAGCAGTCTGTGGAAAATgcagaagcccatgaagatggtAACGGCAATTCATTTTGTGAACCGCAACATTCATCTCAGAACAGATGTAGTCCTGTTGTCAGTCAGAATGTTGAGGCTGATAAACATGTCAGTCTTACAACTTCTCATGAGTGTGAAAGTTCCGATGAAATAGAAGCTACGTCTTCAAATGATTCTGGCAAGCAGTTGTCACCCCTTTGGCGAAACATGAGACACCACAAAGCAAAATTTCAAGAAAAGGAGACTGTAGtatcaaaaaattctaaaaaggCATTGGGATGCCAGGATCAGCACATGCCTTCACCATCAAGAAAACGGAAGTATGCACCACCCAAGCGTTAGTAAGTGTTAGGACGGTGCTTTATAAACACTTCTTTTCCTGATTCTATTCTTTGGATTAATTAAAAATGTCTTTGAGACTGATTAACCTAGAATTAAGTGACATTGAACATCTTTTTAGACTTGTGATAAAAGAGTTGTAGGGTGGATGTTTATGAGATCAAACCTACTGAGTCCCAGTGCTCTTGCAAAAGCACTTTCTATTATTCGAAGTTCTTAGTTCAACACCATAGATAGTATGGTGCTAATTAGCTTCATGATGATTGAATGTTGTATCTCTAGAGGAAGTGGCAACTCTATGTCATGATATTGATACAAGGTAAGTTGCCTCTGTATTCATGGTTAATTTCAAATTCAAGAGCTTTTGAGAACTCATGGTCAGAATGAAGTTACATACGGGATAGTGAAGTGAAGACTGTAGTTAACTGAATATGGTATTGAATGCTGGCATATATTAAGGCACGTTATTATTTTAAAGCAGTTTTGCACAAGCACAACTGGGCATTACTCTCGTCTGTGAGAGAATGCCTGCATTAACATAATCTGCACACATAGAATGGTAGTGGAAATGTATATTTTGCTATT
This genomic interval carries:
- the LOC125530081 gene encoding uncharacterized protein LOC125530081 isoform X1, translated to MPPAPARSCCWSYSDRLRCTATDMSLAIMSQVLPSANGVLASYTFMMSPKVGSSGSLEKNMVLPFIKDIQKFICTKTPALPETSFELLREVIPDFASMVPPSPVQQGGKNNGNDQSFCSISPDHVNTERHGCHTDSSDFQRQKDPMERTPDLHEPSRLYNRCYDRPQEDTIGVSVRSAQTSPSKDSRKMSITTEPASASCSAALLRSNTELMSKQDAVETTMSQEKSPTTILQQESCGDKYRNPCHDNDGERPHGDDTNIHLSKNLSHEGLTMQAMVAPDSDRTNALWTNTFETNHLPEFVAADVTGVMTELHGRKTQRNSLQHDSGETAVQVLDEGSARIQLVEKGPGHNELNLQTAGVVPSVSCNRAVQGDKSETNLQQENATGHSKIFEKNGVKAHLEVSCADKANPALLDDVNILENNTSGGRQTALDSPCCNVPSSSQDKDANGSIKGLTEQDLCIKCGKDGQLLKCSSCSLAAHDGCFGSPVTFDASGQFHCPVCFYTKATEAYQKAKKAYLEARKNLSAFLGTKQFPKLDEQSTGKQQIATNSKDHLNECNTSKRQGNHQSEADNLSHMDEEPSLQRNKQRTNDTSVACPEDQLNGCNTSERQGNHQSEADNLSHKDEEPGEQRKKQKTNDTSDACPEEDQLNGCNTSKRQGNNKSNAYNLSHKDLEPGQQRKKQKTNATSDACCEEVITEKASFGLNSNIAPNKDSVLQNKRKQVHVTEHEQSVENAEAHEDGNGNSFCEPQHSSQNRCSPVVSQNVEADKHVSLTTSHECESSDEIEATSSNDSGKQLSPLWRNMRHHKAKFQEKETVVSKNSKKALGCQDQHMPSPSRKRKYAPPKRYCNPVAPAGRRSKLCWTEEEEQALRDAMLKFTPKDDELIPWIQILEYGRNVFHKARLPSDLRVKWRNMKKKSES
- the LOC125530081 gene encoding uncharacterized protein LOC125530081 isoform X2, which codes for MPPAPARSCCWSYSDRLRCTATDMSLAIMSQVLPSANGVLASYTFMMSPKVGSSGSLEKNMVLPFIKDIQKFICTKTPALPETSFELLREVIPDFASMVPPSPVQQGGKNNGNDQSFCSISPDHVNTERHGCHTDSSDFQRQKDPMERTPDLHEPSRLYNRCYDRPQEDTIGVSVRSAQTSPSKDSRKMSITTEPASASCSAALLRSNTELMSKQDAVETTMSQEKSPTTILQQESCGDKYRNPCHDNDGERPHGDDTNIHLSKNLSHEGLTMQAMVAPDSDRTNALWTNTFETNHLPEFVAADVTGVMTELHGRKTQRNSLQHDSGETAVQVLDEGSARIQLVEKGPGHNELNLQTAGVVPSVSCNRAVQGDKSETNLQQENATGHSKIFEKNGVKAHLEVSCADKANPALLDDVNILENNTSGGRQTALDSPCCNVPSSSQDKDANGSIKGLTEQDLCIKCGKDGQLLKCSSCSLAAHDGCFGSPVTFDASGQFHCPVCFYTKATEAYQKAKKAYLEARKNLSAFLGTKQFPKLDEQSTGKQQIATNSKDHLNECNTSKRQGNHQSEADNLSHMDEEPSLQRNKQRTNDTSVACPEDQLNGCNTSERQGNHQSEADNLSHKDEEPGEQRKKQKTNDTSDACPEEDQLNGCNTSKRQGNNKSNAYNLSHKDLEPGQQRKKQKTNATSDACCEEVITEKASFGLNSNIAPNKDSVLQNKRKQVHVTEHEQSVENAEAHEDGNGNSFCEPQHSSQNRCSPVVSQNVEADKHVSLTTSHECESSDEIEATSSNDSGKQLSPLWRNMRHHKAKFQEKETVVSKNSKKALGCQDQHMPSPSRKRNCNPVAPAGRRSKLCWTEEEEQALRDAMLKFTPKDDELIPWIQILEYGRNVFHKARLPSDLRVKWRNMKKKSES
- the LOC125530081 gene encoding uncharacterized protein LOC125530081 isoform X3; its protein translation is MLRVDAARSCEELLLELLGQVGSSGSLEKNMVLPFIKDIQKFICTKTPALPETSFELLREVIPDFASMVPPSPVQQGGKNNGNDQSFCSISPDHVNTERHGCHTDSSDFQRQKDPMERTPDLHEPSRLYNRCYDRPQEDTIGVSVRSAQTSPSKDSRKMSITTEPASASCSAALLRSNTELMSKQDAVETTMSQEKSPTTILQQESCGDKYRNPCHDNDGERPHGDDTNIHLSKNLSHEGLTMQAMVAPDSDRTNALWTNTFETNHLPEFVAADVTGVMTELHGRKTQRNSLQHDSGETAVQVLDEGSARIQLVEKGPGHNELNLQTAGVVPSVSCNRAVQGDKSETNLQQENATGHSKIFEKNGVKAHLEVSCADKANPALLDDVNILENNTSGGRQTALDSPCCNVPSSSQDKDANGSIKGLTEQDLCIKCGKDGQLLKCSSCSLAAHDGCFGSPVTFDASGQFHCPVCFYTKATEAYQKAKKAYLEARKNLSAFLGTKQFPKLDEQSTGKQQIATNSKDHLNECNTSKRQGNHQSEADNLSHMDEEPSLQRNKQRTNDTSVACPEDQLNGCNTSERQGNHQSEADNLSHKDEEPGEQRKKQKTNDTSDACPEEDQLNGCNTSKRQGNNKSNAYNLSHKDLEPGQQRKKQKTNATSDACCEEVITEKASFGLNSNIAPNKDSVLQNKRKQVHVTEHEQSVENAEAHEDGNGNSFCEPQHSSQNRCSPVVSQNVEADKHVSLTTSHECESSDEIEATSSNDSGKQLSPLWRNMRHHKAKFQEKETVVSKNSKKALGCQDQHMPSPSRKRKYAPPKRYCNPVAPAGRRSKLCWTEEEEQALRDAMLKFTPKDDELIPWIQILEYGRNVFHKARLPSDLRVKWRNMKKKSES